TTCAAATACGCCACCATTCGCATCAAATGCTGCTGCATATAAGATTGTATCTTCTGTACCGAGAAAATCAGCCAGCTTTTTCTCCAGTTCTTTATGAATATCTTGTGTTCCGCAGATGAAACGAACACTGCTCATACCATAACCATGTGTGTCAATGGCTTTATGTGCAGCTTCAATTACCTTAGGGTGAGAAGAAAGACCCAAATAATTGTTGGCACAAAAGTTTAAAACGGTTTTGCCATTCACTACAATCTCCGGGCCTTGTTCACTGGTGATGATGCGTTCTTTCTTAAACAATCCGGCCGCATCAATCTCTTGTAATTCTTCCCTGATACGGGTCACAAACTTTTCATTCATAGCTTAACAATTATGGAATGCGAAGGTAGGAAAAGTTAGGGAAGAGTAGAATTGACAGATGATAGATGACAGTTGACAGGAAAAGAATTCCTTCTGTCAACTGTCATCTATCATCTGTCTACCAAAAGTTAGACAACAAATCGATACCCCACCCCTTTAATCGTAATGATCTCCAATGAGGGATCTTCTTTCAGGTAGCCACGGATTTTGGTAATGTAAACGTCCAGGTTTCGACTATTAAAAAAGGAATCATTGCCCCAGATATGGTTCAAGAGATCCCTTCTGTCGATCACATCATTTTTATGACGGTAGAGGTATTTAACCAATTCAGCTTCGCGATAAGAGAGTTTTCGCTCTGTTGGACCATTGGCGAGTACTTGTTTATTTAAATGAAACTGATATTTACCCATGGTAATGCTATCACCGGTTTCCGGAATCAATACCTCTTTCTTTACACGCAATGCATTTTCAATACGCACGATCAGTTCTTCCATACTGAAGGGTTTTCTGATATAGTCATTCCCTCCTATTTTAAAACCCTGTACTACATCTTCCGTTTGTGTTTTAGCAGTAAGGAAGATGACTGGAACATCATCATTCAACTTGCGGATATCTTCAGCCAGCTCAAAGCCACTTTTATTAGGCAGCATCACATCGAGAATACAGATATCAGGATTTTCGTCTTCG
Above is a genomic segment from Sediminibacterium sp. KACHI17 containing:
- a CDS encoding response regulator transcription factor, whose product is MAIKVLYVEDELFLGKIVKETLETRGFEVIMESDGADVIRTFEDENPDICILDVMLPNKSGFELAEDIRKLNDDVPVIFLTAKTQTEDVVQGFKIGGNDYIRKPFSMEELIVRIENALRVKKEVLIPETGDSITMGKYQFHLNKQVLANGPTERKLSYREAELVKYLYRHKNDVIDRRDLLNHIWGNDSFFNSRNLDVYITKIRGYLKEDPSLEIITIKGVGYRFVV